DNA sequence from the Hoylesella buccalis ATCC 35310 genome:
ATATTTCCAAGCAACACGCAACAACCCTAACCGCATTGCCATCTTCCGCAGTTATGACAACGGAAAAACATGGGACAAGGGGCACGAAATCACCGAGCAGATATACCCCCTGTTCGACCAACGAAAGGCCGGCCCCATCCAGTCACTCTTCTTCACGTCGGGCAAGATACACCAAAGCCGCCACGTCAAGGTAGGCAAATACTACCGTTTGTATGTCGGCCTGTGCACCTTGTCTGGCAACTTCGTGCTTTACAGCGACGATTTTGGCCGGCAGTGGAACGTGCTGGGCGACATCAACACATCGCCCTGTCGCGACGGTGACGAGGTGAAATGCGAAGAATTGCCCGACGGCAGCCTCATACTCAGTTCGCGTCACAACGGCCGACTGTTCAACGTCTTCACCTTCAGCAACCTCAAAAAGGCCGAAGGCTCGTGGGGACAACGCACCAAAGCGGCTGCATTCACGGGCATCGAGAACGAGTGTAATGGTGAAATCTTGGTTGTCCCAACCATTCGCAAAGCCGATGGCAAGAAAACGTTCGTAGCCATTCAGTCGGTACCTTTTGGTCCACAGCGAACACGCATCGGCTTCTTTTACAAAGATTTGGGCAAGAGACATCTCACATCCCAGCAGTTGGCTAACGGTTGGCAGCGAGGCATGATGGTGGCAACAGGTCTGGGAGCCTACTCTACCATGACGCTTCAGAAAGATGGGAGAATTGGATTTCTATGGGAGTCAGGTCCCACCATCTACAACATCGACTATCAAAGCCTAAAACTTGAGGACATCACCAACGGGCAATATCAACTCAAGGGGAAGTTCTGAAACACACGAAAAGCCTGAAAAATAAAAAGAAATACAATGGCAGCACACCATGCGAACATGAATCAAAATAAACGAGAGAATAATGGCAGCAGGTAAATGGATAGGTGGAATACTAGGTTTCATGCAGGGAGGGCCACTAGGCGCACTTGCTGGATTTGCAATTGGATGGCTCTTCGACAGCGGCTTGGACACCTTCAGTGAAGGCGGATCGGGTGACGAATATCGACAACGTCAGGGCAACAGGTATGCACAATACAATCAACAGCAACGACAATACGCCGAAGGACAACGCAACACGTTTCTCTTTTCCATTCTCGCATTGGCATCGTATGTCATCCGAGCCGACGGCAAGGTGATGCATTCGGAGATGCAAACGGTGCGCAATTTCCTCAGACAGAACTTTGGTGAGGTGGCAGTGAAGCAAGGCGAGGAGATTCTTCTCAGGCTTTTCGAACAACAAAAGCAAATGGGGTGGAGGCAGTTCAGCAACACCATCCGGCAAGCATGCATCCAAATTAGCTTCAACATGGGCTATTCTGAACGGTTGCAGCTGTTCAACTTCCTGGTTATCATCGCTCAAGCCGATGGCATGATTGTCAGTGAAGAGGTCAACGTCCTGAAAGAGATAGCCCAATATCTGGGACTTTCAGCTGCCGATGTTGACTCCATGCTCAACCTCAAAGACAGCTCTACAAACCTCGAAGCAGCATACAGAGTACTGGGAATTGCCCCCTCTGCTACCAATGATGAGGTGAAAAAGGCTTATCGGCAGATGGCCTTGAAGCATCATCCCGACCGTGTTTCCACGCTGGGTAACGACGTGAAGAAGGCCGCGCAGAAGAAGTTTCAGGAAATCAACAATGCCAAAGACCTCATTTACAAAGCCCGCGGCATGTAGCTCTACGCCCCCCTCGCACACCAACGGCAACTGCAGTGGCTTCGTGGCCTTACGCGGCAAGGGAAGAAGCGGTAGAAACAGGAGAAACTAAGCCATTTCCGCTTGTCTGCCATTGATAGATACCTTATGGCTGGTTCGAGATATTACCACAGCATGTGTTACATAGGAAATGATGCTTACATCGTAGAAATCGTATTCAACGCCATCAGAAGGGTTGAAATCATTACTGCCCACCAATGAAGAGAGGTAAAGAATACCCTGAAACATGTTCATGGGAATGTAACAAATCTCGAAAAACATTTGTTGAGTTGGGTACAAACATAAGTTTTTCGGGCAAAGGTAGTACAGCGTCCATACCACACAAAAACAGCTAATGTTGGGGGCATACGTCTATTTTGTCATATTAGCCGTGTATTTTGAGTGATGAAGCCAAGAAACAGCACCCATGACGTGCAGGGCTTAATAAAATCTCCCGTCAACCAGGTGGTTGACGGGAGATTATGTTAATGCCAAACACTGAATAGTCAAGAACGGCTCATTATTCTTGCGGCAACATCACCACGGTAACACGATTGTTGCCCTGCAAGAATTCTTTCATAAAATCGCACAGTCCCTTCACCGTTTGTTTCTTGATGACATCCTTGTATTGAGAGTGCGTGTCCATGCCATAACGGCGATACATACCGATGACGTTTCGCCAATAAGTGTTTGTTTTTACAGCTAAATCGGCATTTTTTAGCATATAGGCTTTCACCTTTTCCAACATGGCTTCATCGCAATGCGTGGTCATGCGCTCGGCCTCGTCGCGCATTATTTTTAGGGCGATATCACTTTTCTCTGGCTTCACGGGACATGTCACCACGAGCGAGTAGGCGTGGAAATCACCCTCTATCTCAGCCGAACCGTCGGCTCCGCACGAATAGGCCGCTCCCGCATCCTCGCGTATCTTCTTGAGATACACCATGCTAAGTATTTGCCCTATCATGTTCATCTTCATGGCGCCATCCAAAGTATACGACATGTCGGTATTGTGCCACACCATGCAAGCCATAGCCTTGGGCGTCTGCATCTTACGATGGAACACGTTTTCAACCACGCCCTTTTGATAGGATGTAAGCAAATGTCCGTGCCTCACCTTACCCTTGGTGGGCAGCGAGCCAAGATAACGGCATACGAGCGGCCGAATGGTAGACTCGTCATAATCGCCCACAAAGGTGAACGTCCATGCCGATGCGTTGGCTGTGCGCTCGCGCGCGATTTGGAGCACGCGGTCATAGTCTATATCTTTGAGGTGTTCCTCAAGAAATGGCCTAAGCCTTGGATTGTGTCCATAGAGTGTGGCCGTAAGCGAATCCGAGTAGATTGTCTCGTGCGACAAATTCCTGTTTTTGAGCGATGTACGCCACCCGTCCATGAGATTGGCCACCGCTTTCTCATCCTTGCCAATATTGGTGAAATACAGATAAACGAGTTGTAGCATGGTCTCCACGTCTTGCTTGGCGGCCGATCCACCCACGCCCATATATTTATCACCGATGGAAAGATGGGCGTTGGCTGTCTTGCCGGCGAGAATTTTAGGCAGTTGCATACCCGTGAATCCACCTAACGCGCTGCTGCCCACTATATCGTCAAAAGCTGCCAAGTTAGCAAAGTCTTTCTCTCCGTAGAGCGACTTTCCACCAGGTCCAATCGCTGACAGCCCCACTTGCCCTTTCTTGAAGTCGGTTTTCTTGAGCACCACGGTCACGCCATTGGAGAGTTTCAGTTCGGTGAAACCGAACTTGTCGTTCTTCTTTTCTTTGACAATCCTGCCAAGTCGTGGTAATTTTTTCATCAACGGCTGCTGTTGTAAGGTGTCCACATAGGCCTCAAAATTGGCCTGGCGAGCCTGCTTCACAGCTTCGAGCAAATCCTCTCGCTTGGGATAGACATTTCCCTCTTTCTCATTGTTAAAGTTGATTATCACCAAGTTATGGTCAGACTTGGGCAAAAGATTTGGCAACACCCTGTTAATCTCCTCCAAAGGTATTTGTGGGATGGCCTGTCGCATCATATAATAATACTCCTCAAAAGCCGGTATTGGCTCGTTGGAGAGATAATTTCCCTTGTAGTCGTCAGCGAACGAGGCGTTCCCGCGCTTGTCCTTGTTGTTGTAAGCGCGTTCCAAGCCGTTGAGAAGGTTTTTCTTGGCCCTGTCATACTCTATCTGCGTGAATCCTTGGTCAGCTGCGCGGTGAGCCTCGGCAAGAGCGGTTTTCAAGGCTTTGGCAGTTAGTTCGATGCTTCTTGGCGCGGCAGATACCCTGAAAGCATTTTTTGTTTTGGCGAAAATAAACGTTCCATCAGCCGCCTCAGCACCAAGGTATGGGCATCCGCTCTTTTGCGCCGCCTCGGCATATCTGTCGTTGAGCATGCCTATAGCTACATTTTTTACATAATTGGCCATGACGTAGTCCATGGAATTTTTAAGCGAGTCGGGCCATGGATCGTGCTTGAAGAGAGCCTCAACGGCACTGTTGGGTTGTTCCTTATCCTTGTCAATCACGACAATGGGCGTATCGTTGTCTGGCACTTGCTCGGCTACAATGGGCGCAATGTCGGCCGGATTAGTCACAGTACCGAACATCTGCCGTATCATACGCTCTGTATGATCCACATCAACATCACCCACGACGATGATGCACTGATTGGATGGTTGGTACCATTTTTCATAGTAGGCGCGCAGCTCTGCAGGTTTGAAATTGTCCACGACACTCATCAGCCCGATGGGAAACCGCGAGCCATACTTAGATCCAGAGTAAAGTGTGGGCAAGTTTCGCTCCAACATACGCGAGTTAGCACTGGTGCGCTCTCTCCACTCTTCATGTATCACGCCTCGTTCTTTGTCTATCTCTTGAGGGTCCAATGTCAGACCGTTGGCCCAGTCGTGCAGGATGAGCAGGCACGAGTCGAGTGCGCTCTGTCGCTTGGTGGGCACGTTGGAGATGTTGTAAACCGTCTGGTCTATAGACGTATATGCGTTGAGATCTCCACCAAACTTTACGCCCAAAGACTCACAATACCTGATGACGTTGTTGCCTGGGAAGTTTTTGGTACCGTTGAAGCACATGTGTTCAAGGAAGTGAGCCAAACCTCGCTGGTTCTCTTCTTCCTGTATGGAGCCAACACGCTGTACGATATAGAAGTTGGCACGCTTCTCGGGCCAGTTGTTATGGCGTATGTAATACTTAAGGCCATTATCCAAAGTCCCTATTCTTACAGCCGTGTCTACCGGCAACGTCTGCGGCAAATCAGCCGCTTGTGTCATGGTGGGCAGAATGACGAAACCAAGCAATGCCCTCCAAAAGAGATGTTTCATAGTTGTGATGGTGTTAGCCGCACGGCTCCTCAACCGAAGTGCCGCGCGGTGGTGACTTACGCAATATAGTTACTGTTTGGCTGGTGTGGTAAATTTCTTGGTGTGCAACTTGCCCCATTCGCCCTTGACATTGCGTGCCATAGAACACGCGATGTATGTAGTGGCGGGCAGCGCATTCCATTTGGCGCGATCCACGCGATACTGATTCCAATAGGGATCTTGCGGAATATCCTTTTGCAGCATGTCGATAACGCCGCGTTCACCCATGTCTTTGGCGTTGAAAGCCTCCTCGGTGATGATGATATCACGGTGTACAGCCGCTTGATCATTGGGCGTATATACTATTTCCTGGAAGTAGCCAGTGTCGTCACTGCCGCCAAATTGTCCAATCTCAATGTTCACGGCAGCCACACCCTCGCCACCCAACAAGGCTGTTTTGACGGGCATGGTGACAATGTCGAGGTACACGCCATCCTTGTCCCAAGGCAACGCACATATCTCATAGTCATAGTTGGGTATCATATCATCCCATGTGTGGCTCATCTCCTTGGTGTAAGCCGACTGGCCACTGAACCGCCTAATCATGTCGGAAGGATTTGAGAAGCCCATCATCGGACCGTGGTGCGCCACGATACTATCTATGCTTCCGGCCTCGAATTGACAAATGGCATAACCTGCCACATCAGCGTTGGGACTGAACTTCACCGTAACGCTGTCGGGGCCAAGGGCCGTCACGGTGCATGTGAGTCGCGGATTGCCTGCCGGCTTGTGCTTGGGCGTTGTGAAAGAGGTGCGCGTGACGAAACCTGCAGCGCCATCCTTGTCGTAGCCGAGGGTGAGCAACGTGTATTCTTTCTCGGGCAAGACACAGAACCCCATGTCCACGAATTTCGCATCTTTGAGGTTGGGTGTGCGTTTTTCTGTTTTTTGGTTACTGAAATAATTGGCCAACACAGCGTCACCAATGCGAGTAGCTATGTCGGATGTAAAAAGCTGCATGCTGTACGAAACACACGTTGTACCTTTCGAGAGCGATAGCGTCATGGGACCATTGTCGTTGCAATTTACGGTTACGTCAACGGTAGCCTTCATGTCATTTTGGGCTGCCACCTGTGTCACCACGGTCATAGTGAAGAGGCAGAGCAATGTTTTGAATATTTTCCTAATGTTCATGTTATGATTGTTTTTGATTGTTCATGTTTGAGGATTGTGAAGAGATTCATGCGCCGACTATGCGACACCCGGCTCTCTTCACAATGTAAGGAATTATAGTTGTTAGCTTGTTTTATCAATACATGTCAAGTGTGGTGCGTTCTGCACGCAGTTGTTTGATGGAGGCTACCCGCCCACCAGCGTTGTATTTGCCCACAAGGACTGGTGCCGGCAGGTTTGTCACCTCATAGATTAAGACATCACCGTTCTCACATCCAACAAGCAAATGCTTGTAATCACGTCCCTGCGTGTACTGGTCGTTGCGGTCATAGGTCATGGCCGTAACTTTGGAGGTAATGCCCTTGAGCGGCAGTTGGCCTACCTGGTCTATGGATGTGGAACCCCATGTGCCGCTCCTAACAACCACAAACACCTTGTTGCCCTCTGAAAAGAGGTCACAACGGCTCTTGAGATTACTCAAACGGGTTGTGGCCGCAGTAAGGAACACGGTTTCTTTATTGAGTAGGTGCCCTGTCACCTCGTACGGGAAGTAATAGGTGTTGGCCATCGGCACATTGAGTTTGCGCGTCCGATTGTCCACGGCAAAGGTTCCAACCATGGATTTTCCGCCCGTGTTATACCATATTTGATACCAACTGTTGTTTCGGTCCCAATACATTTGCCCATTGATGGCGGTCAAATAGAATACCTCTGCATCTGCTGGCATCTTCATGATGGGTGCTCCCGCCCATCCCGGCATTGACAAGTCGGTCATAAAGACACGATAGCTGTGATAGTTTCCCTCCAACGATGTCGCGATGAGCACGCGTCTGTTTTTCTCGTCGTAGCACGGGATGTTGGTGTGTCCCCACAGCGTATGTCCAAAATTGGTTACCTTGTAACCCTTCTCATCGAGATAATACGGCTCAGTAAGAAACTTTCCACCGAGGTAGTGCTTGCCCGTCTGGCGCGTGAAAATACGGCCGTCTTGGGTAGCAACCCATGTGAATGCGGGGTTGTCAGCATCTATTTCTTGGTCCCTGCGAGCGCTAACCTTGAAGTTGGCAGGCGTTCCGTCGGCAAACTGTGAACCAAGTTCCCAAGCCTGCTTAAGCGTGGAGGCGTTGAGAACCACCGCGTCTCCCTCCTGCGTGATGGCCGTCACCGAACCTGTCGGACTGACATTGAGCGACAGCGAGACATCCATGCGCTTGGGTGTTCCGGGAATATCGTCGGACAAGTGTTTCTTGAAGATAAACTTGGGTACGCTGAATGTGCCGTTGGCGGCACGTCCATATTTCAGGCTCAACGCCGACATGGAACCGATATGCGGGTCGCTGTTGTTCTTAGCCGAGTAGACGATGAAGTCGCACTCTGCGATGGGCGGCTCGATGGTGATATAGGTTCGGGCCTTGAAAGAAATACCCGTGGCTTTCTCTATGATAGCAAAGTCACCGTCAAAACTCCCAGTGGGATAGTCGGTCAGTCCCAAGCGTTTCATGAACTCATCGGTGGGAATAGTCTCTTTCAGCTCAGTAGAGAATACCTTGCCATTAAGGCGCCACTCATAGCGCACCTCCTTGCTTCTCTCAAGCGAGTCGAGTTTTCCCCAATTGAAGTATCTCGACGCGTCGATGTATGTTTTCTCGCCACCCCGTCCATACACGTATATAGGGTCGTTGTTTACATTGATGAGCCACGTTGGCGGCTTAAGCGATTCGTAAGTGTAATTTCCCTCATCACTGAAGCACGCAGTCAGCGTAGCGCATACAATTGCGCACGCAATGGCGTTTCTCATTGTTTTCATAATGCGTTCCTTTCGTTGTTTGCGTGGTTAAACATTGACGGTCATCACACTTCCGTCTTCTTCCTTGGCCTGCTCCGGATGCTCCACAAGCCATTGCTTGAACTGCCTGACAAGTTTGATAGCCTTGTATGGCGCCTTGCGCAACATATCCTCGTTGAGTGTGGC
Encoded proteins:
- a CDS encoding sialidase family protein; translated protein: MNNKYFAMRTHHNHIHQLAGTHLRTVISIAVLMLCISTHATNEADSRQRLFTTPEKDAIPYRIPAITTCSNGDIIAASDYRYCGSDIGYGAVDLVYRISRDNGKTWSEEKILADGQGNEADIKWDYAFGDCALVADKNSSEVLATCAAGKTVYFQATRNNPNRIAIFRSYDNGKTWDKGHEITEQIYPLFDQRKAGPIQSLFFTSGKIHQSRHVKVGKYYRLYVGLCTLSGNFVLYSDDFGRQWNVLGDINTSPCRDGDEVKCEELPDGSLILSSRHNGRLFNVFTFSNLKKAEGSWGQRTKAAAFTGIENECNGEILVVPTIRKADGKKTFVAIQSVPFGPQRTRIGFFYKDLGKRHLTSQQLANGWQRGMMVATGLGAYSTMTLQKDGRIGFLWESGPTIYNIDYQSLKLEDITNGQYQLKGKF
- a CDS encoding TerB family tellurite resistance protein, whose translation is MAAGKWIGGILGFMQGGPLGALAGFAIGWLFDSGLDTFSEGGSGDEYRQRQGNRYAQYNQQQRQYAEGQRNTFLFSILALASYVIRADGKVMHSEMQTVRNFLRQNFGEVAVKQGEEILLRLFEQQKQMGWRQFSNTIRQACIQISFNMGYSERLQLFNFLVIIAQADGMIVSEEVNVLKEIAQYLGLSAADVDSMLNLKDSSTNLEAAYRVLGIAPSATNDEVKKAYRQMALKHHPDRVSTLGNDVKKAAQKKFQEINNAKDLIYKARGM
- a CDS encoding M16 family metallopeptidase, with protein sequence MKHLFWRALLGFVILPTMTQAADLPQTLPVDTAVRIGTLDNGLKYYIRHNNWPEKRANFYIVQRVGSIQEEENQRGLAHFLEHMCFNGTKNFPGNNVIRYCESLGVKFGGDLNAYTSIDQTVYNISNVPTKRQSALDSCLLILHDWANGLTLDPQEIDKERGVIHEEWRERTSANSRMLERNLPTLYSGSKYGSRFPIGLMSVVDNFKPAELRAYYEKWYQPSNQCIIVVGDVDVDHTERMIRQMFGTVTNPADIAPIVAEQVPDNDTPIVVIDKDKEQPNSAVEALFKHDPWPDSLKNSMDYVMANYVKNVAIGMLNDRYAEAAQKSGCPYLGAEAADGTFIFAKTKNAFRVSAAPRSIELTAKALKTALAEAHRAADQGFTQIEYDRAKKNLLNGLERAYNNKDKRGNASFADDYKGNYLSNEPIPAFEEYYYMMRQAIPQIPLEEINRVLPNLLPKSDHNLVIINFNNEKEGNVYPKREDLLEAVKQARQANFEAYVDTLQQQPLMKKLPRLGRIVKEKKNDKFGFTELKLSNGVTVVLKKTDFKKGQVGLSAIGPGGKSLYGEKDFANLAAFDDIVGSSALGGFTGMQLPKILAGKTANAHLSIGDKYMGVGGSAAKQDVETMLQLVYLYFTNIGKDEKAVANLMDGWRTSLKNRNLSHETIYSDSLTATLYGHNPRLRPFLEEHLKDIDYDRVLQIARERTANASAWTFTFVGDYDESTIRPLVCRYLGSLPTKGKVRHGHLLTSYQKGVVENVFHRKMQTPKAMACMVWHNTDMSYTLDGAMKMNMIGQILSMVYLKKIREDAGAAYSCGADGSAEIEGDFHAYSLVVTCPVKPEKSDIALKIMRDEAERMTTHCDEAMLEKVKAYMLKNADLAVKTNTYWRNVIGMYRRYGMDTHSQYKDVIKKQTVKGLCDFMKEFLQGNNRVTVVMLPQE
- a CDS encoding PKD-like family lipoprotein, whose protein sequence is MKTMRNAIACAIVCATLTACFSDEGNYTYESLKPPTWLINVNNDPIYVYGRGGEKTYIDASRYFNWGKLDSLERSKEVRYEWRLNGKVFSTELKETIPTDEFMKRLGLTDYPTGSFDGDFAIIEKATGISFKARTYITIEPPIAECDFIVYSAKNNSDPHIGSMSALSLKYGRAANGTFSVPKFIFKKHLSDDIPGTPKRMDVSLSLNVSPTGSVTAITQEGDAVVLNASTLKQAWELGSQFADGTPANFKVSARRDQEIDADNPAFTWVATQDGRIFTRQTGKHYLGGKFLTEPYYLDEKGYKVTNFGHTLWGHTNIPCYDEKNRRVLIATSLEGNYHSYRVFMTDLSMPGWAGAPIMKMPADAEVFYLTAINGQMYWDRNNSWYQIWYNTGGKSMVGTFAVDNRTRKLNVPMANTYYFPYEVTGHLLNKETVFLTAATTRLSNLKSRCDLFSEGNKVFVVVRSGTWGSTSIDQVGQLPLKGITSKVTAMTYDRNDQYTQGRDYKHLLVGCENGDVLIYEVTNLPAPVLVGKYNAGGRVASIKQLRAERTTLDMY